A DNA window from Rhinolophus sinicus isolate RSC01 linkage group LG10, ASM3656204v1, whole genome shotgun sequence contains the following coding sequences:
- the CHLSN gene encoding protein cholesin isoform X1 produces MPSKALKTGCEGAGPAEFPKESRFCTAPPHPSEKNHWPLGSLEQGLWRWVTRPSCQRRSSSAGSAPAEVRCVFPAYPPLCSVISKTSAALKNTRSLRAHRSHLSHRRPVGCFSPLPHKLHCQSRPFSHRLRQSLSHSSARRCSCVAPPSPPGALHVCLRDQAHALPCSAIWAVLWKRSRWDRPDSTLGQNCSGDLRPLVTLTHPSGVVPTPCTCLLEFLPAEKGLAADWLSLAYKIKGGNVGGIFVDVGPLALPVSLRSPWAHTCVPSLGTSFPQRPLRTAHRVLCPVPPPKPQPAFAASFRPSVCLCWREPQGQSCTCHDWMDRKL; encoded by the coding sequence ATGCCCTCCAAGGCCTTAAAGACTGGCTGTGAAGGAGCAGGTCCTGCTGAATTCCCAAAGGAAAGCCGCTTTTgcacagccccaccccaccccagtgagAAGAACCACTGGCCCCTTGGCTCCTTGGAGCAGGGTCTCTGGAGATGGGTCACGAGGCCCTCCTGTCAGCGTCGTTCTTCGTCGGCTGGAAGTGCTCCTGCTGAAGTGCGCTGTGTTTTCCCTGCCTACCCCCCACTGTGTTCCGTGATCTCTAAGACCTCAGCAGCCCTGAAGAACACTCGCAGCCTGCGGGCACACAGGTCACATCTGAGCCACCGACGTCCTGTGGGTTGCTTCTCACCTCTCCCCCACAAACTCCACTGCCAAAGTCGCCCCTTCTCCCACAGGCTCAGGCAGAGCCTCAGTCACAGCTCAGCTCGGCGTTGCTCCTGTGTTGCCCCGCCGTCCCCACCTGGAGCTCTTCACGTGTGTCTCAGGGACCAGGCTCACGCTTTGCCCTGTTCCGCCATCTGGGCGGTGCTCTGGAAGAGGAGCCGCTGGGATCGACCGGATTCCACTTTGGGCCAAAACTGTTCTGGGGACCTCCGCCCATTAGTGACACTGACTCATCCTTCTGGGGTAGTGCCCACCCCATGTACCTGCTTGTTAGAATTCCTCCCAGCAGAGAAGGGGCTAGCTGCTGATTGGTTGTCTCTGGCTTACAAGATAAAGGGAGGCAATGTAGGTGGCATTTTCGTTGATGTTGGCCCTTTAGCTCTGCCCGTCAGCCTCAGGTCCCCGTGGGCACACACCTGTGTTCCTTCCCTGGGGACCAGCTTTCCCCAGCGACCACTGAGGACAGCCCATCGGGTGCTCTGCCCTGTCCCTCCCCCAAAGCCCCAGCCTGCCTTTGCTGCTTCATTCCGTCCATCTGTCTGCCTCTGCTGGAGAGAGCCCCAAGGACAGAGCTGCACGTGCCATGACTGGATGGATAGAAAGCTGTGA